A window of the Brassica oleracea var. oleracea cultivar TO1000 chromosome C1, BOL, whole genome shotgun sequence genome harbors these coding sequences:
- the LOC106309489 gene encoding protein tesmin/TSO1-like CXC 2, translating into MDTPQKSITQIETPVSKSRVEDSPVFNYINSLSPIRPVKSIPNPHQFSALNFTSPPSVFTSPHLTSSHKESRFFKTHHPSPDPTIPVQESPDDSTSNEGAAAEAEVTPNFNIDASTEMEQPHIAKETNLDDLPLAVSPCGRETTGDLSLVPYASPPREENGEDDTGMEMYGNVQGKNETPDWDRLIADSSEFLIFSSPNDSEAFRCLMMQRASPSQAPSVMMPTMQPGSINEPESSIASPYGAVSVLHRGIRRRCLDFEMPGNKQTSSENNTSACGSSSRCVVPSIGLHLNALLMSTKDCKTNNTTHDYSCSEKYQVGLQGSSSTLQETLDQTETETRDLEDVPVEPTLEELHLSSPKKKRVKLEAGEGESCKRCNCKKSKCLKLYCECFAAGVYCIEPCSCIDCFNKPIHEDTVLATRKQIESRNPLAFAPKVIKSSDLVLETGDDASKTPASARHKRGCNCKKSNCLKKYCECFQGGVGCSINCRCEGCKNAFGRKDGSAIVDMEAEQEEENETSGKNRRAKTQENSEVYLMRKEESSALPATPMSVYRQQLVQLKNMMPPPQSVLGVGSSSSGMFNSQYTRKLEMKSLETVAEDGAEEMPEILSHSSIDNVNAVSPNGKRVSPPHLDSSSSGRRSGGRKLILQSIPTFPSLTPQH; encoded by the exons ATGGATACTCCTCAGAAGAGTATTACCCAGATCGAAACTCCAGTTTCCAAATCCAGAGTCGAG GATTCTCCAGTGTTCAATTACATTAACAGTTTGTCCCCAATAAGACCTGTCAAATCCATACCAAACCCTCACCAGTTTAGCGCTCTCAATTTCACTTCCCCTCCCTCTGTTTTCACTTCACCACACCTAACTTCTTCTCACAAAGAATCAAGATTCTTCAAAACTCATCACCCTTCTCCTGATCCTACCATTCCTGTTCAAGAATCTCCAGACGATTCCACGTCAAATGAAGGAGCTGCAGCAGAAGCAGAAGTTACTCCAAACTTCAACATAGATGCTTCAACTGAAATGGAGCAGCCACACATCGCTAAGGAAACGAATCTTGATGATCTTCCCCTTGCTGTTTCACCTTGCGGTAGAGAGACCACCGGTGATCTTTCGCTTGTTCCATACGCTTCTCCTCCTAGAGAAGAGAATGGTGAGGATGATACAGGAATGGAGATGTATGGCAATGTTCAGGGAAAAAACGAAACTCCGGATTGGGATAGATTGATTGCAGATTCTTCTGAGTTCCTAATCTTCAGCTCACCTAATGATTCGGAGGCTTTTAGATGCCTTATGATGCAGAGAGCATCACCCTCCCAAGCACCTTCAGTGATGATGCCAACAATGCAGCCTGGTTCAATAAATGAACCAGAGTCTTCAATCGCAAGTCCTTATGGG GCTGTTTCAGTCTTGCACCGTGGTATAAGAAGACGTTGTCTGGACTTTGAGATGCCGGGGAATAAGCAAACGTCGAGTGAGAATAACACTTCGGCTTGTGGATCCTCGTCCAGATGTGTTGTACCGAGTATTGGTCTTCATCTAAATGCCCTTTTAATGTCTACAAAGGACTGTAAAACCAATAATACCACTCATGATTACTCGTGTTCTGAGAAGTATCAAGTGGGTCTACAAGGCTCAAGCTCTACACTGCAAGAAACATTGGACCAAACAGAAACTGAAACCCGGGACCTGGAAGATGTTCCCGTTGAACCAACCTTGGAAGAGTTGCATTTGAGCAGCCCTAAGAAGAAGAG GGTTAAGCTGGAAGCTGGAGAAGGAGAGTCATGTAAGAGATGTAACTGCAAAAAGTCCAAGTGCTTGAAACT TTACTGTGAATGCTTTGCTGCTGGAGTCTATTGCATAGAGCCATGCTCATGTATAGACTGCTTCAACAAGCCTATTCATGAAGATACCGTCTTGGCTACTCGCAAACAGATTGAGTCTCGGAACCCACTTGCATTTGCTCCTAAAGTCATTAAGAGCTCCGATTTGGTTCTAGAAACCGGG GATGATGCAAGCAAAACTCCAGCTTCTGCACGTCACAAACGTGGCTGCAACTGCAAGAAATCAAACTGTCTAAAGAAATACTGTGAATGCTTCCAG GGTGGTGTGGGCTGTTCCATAAACTGTAGATGTGAAGGATGCAAGAATGCATTTGGACGCAAAGATG GATCTGCCATTGTTGACATGGAAGCTGAACAAGAGGAGGAAAATGAAACATCTGGGAAAAACAGAAGAGCCAAAACCCAAGAGAACAGTGAGGTTTATTTGATGAGAAAAGAGGAGAGTTCTGCTTTACCTGCCACACCAATGTCGGTTTACAG ACAACAACTGGTTCAGCTAAAGAACATGATGCCTCCTCCACAGTCTGTACTTGGAGTTGGATCTTCAAGCTCAGGGATGTTTAACAGTCAATATACAAGAAAACTGGAAATGAAGTCATTGGAGACAGTGGCAGAGGATGGAGCTGAAGAAATGCCTGAGATTCTTAGCCACTCCTCTATAGATAACGTCAATGCTGTCTCTCCCAATGGTAAGAGGGTCTCTCCTCCTCATCTGGACTCTTCAAGCTCAGGGAGAAGAAGTGGTGGGAGGAAACTGATACTGCAATCCATTCCAACGTTTCCCTCTCTCACTCCTCAACACTAA